In Pedobacter sp. W3I1, one DNA window encodes the following:
- the uvrB gene encoding excinuclease ABC subunit UvrB translates to MKFKITSEYQPTGDQPSAIKQLVDGVNANEHYQTLLGVTGSGKTFTIANVIEQTQKPTLILSHNKTLAAQLYGEFKNFFPENSVNYFVSYYDYYQPEAFIASSNTYIEKDLSINEEIEKLRLRTTSSLMSGRRDIIVVSSISCIYGMGNPEDFSRMVFRFGVGLRISRNAFLHSLVEILYSRTTTDFKRGTFRVKGDTVDIYPAYLDHAYRISFFGDDIEELSAIDPVSGKTIEKLEDMAIYPANLFVTPKDRFNSSIWGIQEELEIRKNQLIADRHLLEAKRLEERTNFDIEMMKELGYCSGIENYSRFFDGRQPGMRPFCLLDYFPEDYLMVIDESHVTVPQIRAMYGGDRSRKLSLVEYGFRLPAALDNRPLNFNEFEALAPQTIYVSATPAEYELEKSEGVVVEQVIRPTGLLDPVIEIRPAINQVDDLLDEIDITIKEGGRILVTTLTKRMAEELTKYLDRLNIKTRYIHSEIKTLERVEILRGLRLGEFDVLVGINLLREGLDLPEVTLVAILDADKEGFLRSEKSLIQTIGRAARNDKGRVIMYADSITDSMSKTISETNRRRDIQIAYNLEHGITPKTVGKSREAILEQTSVLDFSQKASDNKARAYVENAEISIAADPIVQYMGKAELQRAIDTTRKDMQKAAKDMDFLQAAKLRDEMFALEKMFNEKFGK, encoded by the coding sequence ATGAAATTTAAAATCACCTCAGAATATCAACCCACCGGAGATCAGCCAAGCGCTATAAAACAATTGGTAGATGGCGTAAATGCCAACGAACATTATCAAACTTTATTAGGGGTTACGGGATCGGGAAAAACATTTACGATAGCCAATGTGATTGAGCAGACACAGAAACCCACCTTAATTTTAAGTCACAATAAAACTTTGGCGGCGCAGCTTTACGGCGAGTTCAAAAATTTCTTTCCTGAAAACTCAGTGAATTATTTTGTTTCTTATTACGATTATTATCAACCAGAAGCTTTTATCGCATCAAGCAATACTTATATCGAAAAAGATCTGAGTATAAACGAAGAAATTGAAAAACTCCGGTTACGCACTACATCTTCGTTAATGAGCGGTAGACGCGATATTATAGTGGTATCATCCATCTCCTGTATTTATGGTATGGGTAATCCGGAAGATTTTTCACGGATGGTTTTCCGTTTTGGCGTGGGCTTACGGATTTCGAGGAATGCTTTTTTGCATAGCTTGGTAGAGATTTTATATTCCAGAACTACAACAGACTTCAAGCGCGGAACCTTTAGGGTTAAAGGTGATACGGTCGATATCTATCCTGCATATCTTGATCATGCTTATCGGATTTCATTTTTCGGTGATGATATTGAAGAACTTTCAGCCATTGATCCCGTTTCTGGTAAAACAATAGAGAAGCTGGAAGACATGGCCATTTATCCTGCCAATCTTTTCGTCACGCCAAAAGACAGATTTAATTCATCTATCTGGGGAATACAAGAAGAGCTGGAAATTCGTAAGAACCAATTAATTGCAGACAGGCATTTGTTGGAAGCAAAACGTCTGGAAGAACGTACTAATTTCGATATCGAAATGATGAAAGAATTGGGTTATTGTTCTGGTATCGAAAACTACTCCCGTTTCTTCGATGGAAGGCAACCCGGCATGCGCCCTTTCTGTTTGTTAGATTATTTTCCGGAAGATTATTTAATGGTGATAGATGAAAGTCATGTTACCGTTCCGCAAATCAGGGCCATGTATGGCGGAGATAGGTCTCGAAAATTATCTTTGGTTGAATATGGCTTCCGTTTACCAGCCGCATTGGATAACCGACCTTTAAACTTTAACGAATTCGAAGCCCTTGCCCCACAAACCATTTATGTAAGTGCAACGCCTGCCGAATACGAACTGGAAAAGTCAGAAGGTGTGGTAGTAGAGCAGGTAATTAGGCCAACCGGATTATTGGACCCTGTTATAGAGATTAGACCTGCAATTAACCAGGTTGATGATCTTTTAGATGAAATCGATATTACCATCAAAGAGGGTGGACGTATTCTGGTTACTACTTTAACCAAACGTATGGCTGAAGAATTAACGAAATACCTGGATCGTTTAAATATCAAAACCAGGTATATCCACTCCGAAATTAAAACCTTAGAACGTGTAGAAATTCTTCGTGGTTTACGTTTAGGAGAATTTGATGTGTTAGTTGGGATTAACCTCTTGCGTGAAGGTTTGGATTTACCTGAGGTTACTTTGGTGGCTATTTTAGATGCAGATAAAGAAGGTTTCTTGAGGTCTGAAAAATCGCTGATCCAAACCATTGGACGCGCTGCCCGGAACGATAAAGGCCGTGTAATTATGTACGCCGATAGCATTACAGATAGCATGTCGAAAACCATCTCTGAAACGAACAGGCGTAGGGATATACAGATTGCTTATAATCTTGAACATGGCATTACGCCTAAAACCGTTGGTAAATCAAGAGAAGCAATTTTAGAACAGACCTCAGTGCTCGATTTCTCGCAAAAAGCAAGCGATAACAAAGCAAGAGCTTATGTCGAAAATGCAGAAATCAGTATTGCAGCAGATCCAATTGTACAGTATATGGGTAAAGCGGAACTGCAGAGGGCAATTGATACGACCAGGAAGGATATGCAAAAAGCCGCAAAAGACATGGACTTTTTGCAGGCAGCCAAACTGCGTGATGAAATGTTTGCTTTAGAGAAAATGTTTAACGAGAAGTTCGGCAAGTAA
- a CDS encoding DUF3472 domain-containing protein, translating into MKSLKLVTLIVLGVMGLKSQAQNSATISLPLAGNAYSSLHQDSERTLSNRGIINWSNPKEYFTVYFRVSRPGTVVISLNDKPIAEGQSILEFAINNQPKKVSIDETKAFDGKIGEWTVKDTGYVALTIKGISKSAGRFPSIQTLTISGTALEGKTAYVKNNEGNFFHWGRRGPSVHLNYQQPENVNAEWYYNEVTVPKGEDILGSYFMANGFGEGYFGMQVNSPTERHILFSVWSPFHTDDPKSIPESHKIKMLKKGEGVHTGEFGNEGAGGQSYLNYMWKAGNTYKFLLHGAPGKDSLTTYTAYFFAPETNKWQLIASFTRPQTKTYLKRFHSFLENFSPVQGDLSRKVLFNNQWICDDKGTWIELKSARFTTDNTGTKGYRMDYQGGVDKDAFYLKNGGFFNDYTTPGKIFTRSTPGKKPEIDFNKLP; encoded by the coding sequence ATGAAATCTTTAAAACTAGTGACGCTGATCGTACTCGGCGTTATGGGTCTGAAAAGTCAGGCCCAAAATTCTGCGACAATATCCCTGCCGCTTGCAGGCAATGCTTACAGTTCTCTACATCAGGATTCTGAAAGGACCCTGTCTAATAGAGGAATTATAAACTGGTCTAATCCAAAAGAATATTTTACGGTGTATTTCAGGGTTTCCAGGCCGGGTACCGTAGTTATTTCACTAAACGATAAACCTATTGCCGAGGGCCAATCTATCCTGGAATTTGCGATCAATAATCAACCTAAAAAAGTAAGTATCGATGAAACTAAAGCTTTCGATGGCAAGATTGGCGAATGGACCGTTAAAGATACCGGCTATGTTGCCCTAACCATTAAAGGAATTAGCAAAAGTGCTGGCAGATTTCCTTCAATACAAACCTTAACCATCAGCGGTACAGCTCTTGAAGGCAAAACGGCCTATGTTAAAAACAACGAAGGTAACTTCTTTCATTGGGGCAGACGCGGGCCATCAGTTCATTTAAACTACCAACAACCAGAAAATGTAAATGCAGAGTGGTACTACAATGAGGTAACCGTACCAAAAGGTGAAGATATTTTAGGCTCTTACTTTATGGCGAATGGATTTGGTGAAGGTTATTTCGGTATGCAGGTAAATAGTCCAACAGAACGACATATCTTGTTTTCGGTATGGAGCCCTTTCCATACCGATGATCCTAAAAGCATTCCGGAATCGCATAAGATTAAAATGCTTAAGAAAGGAGAAGGTGTACACACAGGAGAATTTGGTAATGAAGGCGCAGGAGGTCAGAGTTACCTGAACTATATGTGGAAGGCAGGAAACACCTATAAATTCTTGTTGCATGGTGCGCCTGGAAAAGATAGCCTAACCACGTATACGGCTTATTTCTTTGCGCCCGAAACCAATAAATGGCAGTTGATAGCCAGTTTTACCAGGCCACAGACTAAAACTTATTTAAAACGCTTCCATTCCTTTTTAGAAAATTTCTCACCTGTGCAGGGAGACTTATCGCGAAAAGTTTTGTTTAATAACCAATGGATCTGCGATGATAAAGGCACTTGGATTGAATTAAAATCTGCGCGCTTTACTACCGATAATACAGGAACAAAAGGATATCGGATGGACTATCAGGGGGGAGTAGATAAGGACGCCTTTTATTTAAAGAACGGTGGTTTCTTTAACGATTATACCACACCAGGAAAAATCTTTACCAGAAGCACTCCAGGTAAAAAACCCGAAATAGATTTCAATAAATTACCCTAA
- a CDS encoding YwbE family protein — protein MDGQNRKDIYPGLEVGIILKKDQRSGNITYGVVKDLLTSSAFHSRGIKVRLEDGQVGRVAEIIED, from the coding sequence ATGGACGGGCAAAACAGAAAAGACATTTATCCAGGATTAGAAGTCGGAATTATTTTAAAGAAAGATCAACGATCAGGAAACATCACTTATGGCGTGGTGAAAGATCTGCTTACTTCATCCGCATTTCATTCAAGAGGGATAAAAGTGAGGCTCGAAGATGGCCAGGTTGGCCGCGTAGCTGAAATTATTGAAGATTAA
- a CDS encoding DUF4834 family protein, which yields MALVKFIFITILVLWLIRMLIRLILPMLFNNLASKMQSQATGQQQQRRSKPEGAISIDYMPPKPDQSKTDKLGDFVDYEEVK from the coding sequence ATGGCATTAGTAAAATTTATTTTCATCACAATATTGGTACTTTGGCTGATCAGAATGTTGATTAGGTTAATTCTGCCAATGCTGTTTAATAACCTGGCCAGCAAAATGCAAAGTCAGGCTACAGGCCAGCAACAACAAAGACGGTCAAAACCCGAAGGCGCTATTTCGATAGATTATATGCCTCCAAAGCCTGATCAAAGTAAAACAGATAAACTCGGCGACTTCGTAGACTACGAAGAAGTGAAATAA
- a CDS encoding nuclear transport factor 2 family protein, with product MKYFIVFISLWMISAKCFSQTKQDSLEIKRAVLDYIESQHSPNPKQMEQALHPRLVKRTFWTDKETNKDYVRETSAESMVILAESYNRKKDKFPAVPKKEIKMLDISEKTASVKLIADEWIDYMHLVKLNGAWKIINVLWQFNDSARHK from the coding sequence ATGAAATACTTTATTGTTTTTATCTCCTTGTGGATGATAAGTGCGAAATGCTTTAGCCAAACAAAACAGGATAGTTTAGAAATCAAACGTGCAGTCCTTGATTATATAGAATCGCAACATAGCCCAAACCCTAAACAAATGGAGCAAGCTTTGCACCCAAGGCTGGTTAAACGCACATTTTGGACGGATAAGGAAACCAACAAAGATTATGTTCGTGAAACCTCTGCAGAATCGATGGTTATCTTAGCTGAAAGCTATAACCGCAAAAAAGATAAATTCCCTGCTGTTCCTAAAAAGGAGATTAAAATGCTTGATATTTCTGAGAAAACAGCTTCGGTTAAACTAATAGCAGATGAATGGATAGATTACATGCATCTTGTTAAATTAAATGGTGCCTGGAAGATTATTAATGTGCTTTGGCAATTTAATGATAGCGCAAGGCACAAATAG
- a CDS encoding SRPBCC family protein codes for MPTIILKTLINARIENCFDLARSIDLHLQSMKASGEKAIAGKKSGLIDLNESVTWRARHFGIPFEMTNKISTMEYPKLFVDEMVKGPFKKLHHQHQFITIDSQTEMTDVFEFQAPFGLLGWLVEKIFLKNYMLKLIEKRNKEIKFQAEG; via the coding sequence ATGCCTACAATTATCTTAAAAACATTGATTAACGCCCGAATTGAAAATTGTTTCGATCTGGCCAGAAGTATCGATCTCCACTTACAATCAATGAAAGCCTCTGGAGAAAAAGCAATAGCTGGAAAAAAAAGTGGTTTGATCGATTTAAATGAATCGGTTACCTGGCGAGCCAGGCATTTTGGCATTCCATTCGAAATGACAAATAAGATTAGCACAATGGAATATCCAAAGCTATTTGTAGACGAGATGGTGAAAGGTCCCTTTAAAAAACTCCATCACCAACACCAGTTCATAACAATAGATTCTCAGACAGAAATGACCGATGTTTTTGAGTTTCAGGCACCTTTTGGCTTATTAGGCTGGCTTGTAGAAAAAATATTTCTTAAAAATTACATGTTGAAACTAATTGAGAAAAGAAATAAGGAAATCAAATTTCAAGCTGAAGGTTAA
- a CDS encoding GbsR/MarR family transcriptional regulator, whose amino-acid sequence MELAAAKLKFIEAWGKLGSEWGINRTMAQVHALLLITPEALTTEEIMEALSISRGNANMTLRDLIGWGLIEKQHKAGERKEYFFADKDVWNISRQVAKERKKRELEPILKVLNELSTVVGDEKDPAFKTFKKSVSDINKLAVNVDETLETMLKAEESWFWGSVLKVFK is encoded by the coding sequence ATGGAACTAGCAGCAGCGAAATTAAAATTTATAGAAGCCTGGGGTAAATTAGGCTCCGAATGGGGAATTAACCGCACCATGGCCCAGGTACATGCACTATTGTTAATTACGCCTGAAGCACTTACCACCGAAGAAATTATGGAAGCGCTTAGTATTTCCAGGGGCAATGCCAACATGACGCTGCGCGATTTAATTGGATGGGGCTTAATTGAAAAACAACACAAAGCCGGTGAGCGCAAAGAATATTTTTTTGCCGATAAGGATGTTTGGAATATTTCCCGTCAGGTAGCCAAAGAACGAAAAAAAAGAGAATTAGAACCTATTTTAAAAGTTTTGAATGAGCTGTCAACGGTAGTAGGTGATGAAAAAGACCCGGCGTTTAAAACCTTCAAAAAATCAGTAAGCGATATTAACAAACTGGCTGTTAACGTAGATGAAACGTTAGAAACGATGCTTAAAGCCGAAGAAAGCTGGTTCTGGGGTTCGGTATTGAAGGTGTTTAAATAG
- a CDS encoding alginate lyase family protein has translation MRKFVVTIALALLTFSSFSQLVSLNINEIKKLKSQIKNDGETQKLYLGFEKSTLNYLNEQPNPIDTIRTEGLLKGNPKKEKTRLALADMNKMFALALQYRITDDQKYLNKCVEFLDAWAKINKPNGDPIDDTNLDKAIEAFDLIKKDIPTADKKQIEQWLTETAWAEINSKRMKAGRATAINNWNAHRLKEVGEIGYTLNNQNFIKWTIENLKSHININLYPDGTSLDFKERDAMHYHIYDLEPMLKLAIIIDRANGTNFYNYESPKGSSIKKSVEWLIPYINGEKQHEEYVNTTVKFDRDRAKNNEPGFAPGTMFKPDLALPVIKLSVYFDRAHADLLKKVNNNDTSWQMVLDKIQRESK, from the coding sequence ATGAGAAAGTTTGTGGTTACAATCGCGCTGGCTTTATTAACTTTTTCTTCGTTTTCGCAGCTCGTCAGTTTAAATATCAATGAAATTAAAAAGCTGAAAAGCCAGATCAAAAATGATGGGGAAACCCAAAAACTATACCTGGGCTTTGAAAAATCGACATTAAATTATCTAAACGAACAACCGAACCCCATTGATACCATCAGAACTGAAGGATTATTGAAAGGAAATCCAAAAAAAGAAAAGACCAGATTAGCGCTGGCTGATATGAACAAAATGTTTGCACTGGCCTTACAATACCGGATTACCGATGATCAAAAATATTTAAACAAATGTGTAGAATTTCTTGATGCATGGGCCAAAATCAATAAACCGAATGGCGATCCTATTGACGATACCAATCTGGATAAAGCCATTGAAGCTTTCGATCTGATTAAAAAAGATATCCCAACAGCTGATAAAAAACAGATTGAGCAATGGCTTACTGAAACGGCCTGGGCAGAAATTAACAGCAAACGAATGAAAGCAGGGAGAGCCACGGCCATTAATAATTGGAACGCCCACCGGCTAAAAGAAGTTGGTGAAATTGGTTATACCTTAAACAATCAAAATTTTATTAAATGGACCATCGAAAATTTGAAGAGCCACATTAATATCAATTTATATCCCGATGGAACAAGTTTGGATTTTAAAGAGCGCGATGCCATGCATTACCACATTTACGACCTGGAACCTATGCTAAAGTTGGCCATTATAATTGATAGGGCAAACGGTACTAATTTTTATAACTACGAGTCGCCAAAAGGATCGTCGATCAAAAAATCGGTAGAATGGCTGATTCCATACATCAATGGCGAAAAACAACACGAAGAATATGTAAATACCACCGTTAAATTCGACCGCGACCGGGCGAAGAATAATGAACCAGGGTTTGCTCCGGGGACTATGTTTAAACCAGATTTGGCTTTACCTGTAATAAAACTATCTGTCTATTTCGATAGGGCACACGCTGATCTGTTAAAAAAAGTAAATAACAATGATACCAGCTGGCAGATGGTGTTAGATAAAATACAACGCGAGAGCAAATAG